The Knoellia sp. S7-12 region CGGCCTCGCCAGGCTGAGGGAATGCTGGCGGAATCGCCGATACTCGCCTGGCGTGCGGAACAAGACGGAGAACCACTCGTCGCCGACCTTCGATATAGAGACATCCCACGACGCCCTGAACGCCGCCATTACTGGCCCGGGGTCCAGCAAAGGATGGGGCTGAGTGAAGAGCCTGGGATCATCCGGGTTCTCGTCGAGCGTTCTTGAGCGTTGCCAGTTGATCAGAATGCGATCCGTGACATTATTGACGTCTGCGATTCTCGGGGCGTTCATCGCAAGGTACGTAGCCAGCCAAAGTATCGGGACGTCCAGCAAGTTCTTGCGCACTTCGGAAACTATCTGACGAGCGTCTGATAGAAGTTCTACGCAGTGGTAATCGGCACACGACGCGAATGTCTTCAGGATGCGCCCACTCAGATCGTCGGCCGGCGGCAGCCAATGTTCCGAAACCAAGGCTTGCGCCTGGACAAACAACTCCCGGTGCTTAGGTTCGCCGTCCAGGTCAAGCGGCGAATACGGTTGGCCGCGCGTATAGGTGTTGCTCTCGTAGTCGAACTTGCGCTGGCACAGGTCGATCAGTCGCGATTGCACGCACGGATTCACGAGGAAGGCATCCGCGTCGTACCCCAAACGCATGTGCCAGTTCCCGTTGTACTGCGTAAGTTCGTCAGGTGTCTTCGTTCTGATGAGGCGCGCCGCGTACCAGATGTCTTCGCTTGCCTGCCGGAAGAGCGCGTCGAACCGGGCAGCGCTACCAGGTGGGTCGTCATGGTCCAGCCGGAGTGCCTCCTGGATGTCGTCGATATCGTCCGCCTTCTTCGCCTCCAAGAACCGGATGTCAGTCAGGATGTCTGCAATCGCGGGCCGGTCGCCTGGGCTCTGCGCCAGCATGCGTGTCACTACGGGGTCGAGGTA contains the following coding sequences:
- a CDS encoding serine/threonine-protein kinase, encoding MSLKKGHRLTCKGIDYELQTTVGGGGAGDVWLSEAQAKLWAVKLLRVGADEKRVERFNREALFQASCRHDHIVPVVARGEYEDRPFYIMPFYPDTLRGVIDRGETDASTLLSYIQQIGAALQFAHERGVVHRDVKPENVLIDGAFAALADFGIAHFADSALTSAGELVGNRDYRSPEQRKGQDARDVGPEADVYALGMIVHECFTRELPVGPRYRSIEASHPLMSYLDPVVTRMLAQSPGDRPAIADILTDIRFLEAKKADDIDDIQEALRLDHDDPPGSAARFDALFRQASEDIWYAARLIRTKTPDELTQYNGNWHMRLGYDADAFLVNPCVQSRLIDLCQRKFDYESNTYTRGQPYSPLDLDGEPKHRELFVQAQALVSEHWLPPADDLSGRILKTFASCADYHCVELLSDARQIVSEVRKNLLDVPILWLATYLAMNAPRIADVNNVTDRILINWQRSRTLDENPDDPRLFTQPHPLLDPGPVMAAFRASWDVSISKVGDEWFSVLFRTPGEYRRFRQHSLSLARPRSLFEADVMDLFHGAVSAGGITQIQLNSGFDVRSTLAKILGLRDDL